One genomic segment of Candidatus Hydrogenedens sp. includes these proteins:
- a CDS encoding PilZ domain-containing protein, translating into MDRIKEIEQILQETLKTGTVGILSFEGKLCPITVISVTQEYIRVSQTKFSKELFSGMQVALELCSNRGCLVLQTEIMEVSDSAEEGILLAIPENLSNIFLRQFWRIPINLPAEIKPHAHPRKIKAIIRNISAGGMLIVIEEALDVGDSVEVFFSLKHSVTGKERKFRLLGSVTHVSFIGKVNQVSLKFVGMEPEDEEQINEFVIKTLRESCPKLKV; encoded by the coding sequence ATGGACAGGATAAAAGAGATAGAACAGATTTTACAGGAAACATTAAAAACAGGAACCGTCGGTATATTGAGTTTTGAAGGAAAATTATGTCCTATAACAGTTATTTCTGTTACTCAGGAATATATTCGGGTATCCCAGACAAAATTTTCTAAGGAACTCTTTTCGGGAATGCAAGTGGCACTTGAATTGTGTAGTAATCGGGGTTGCCTTGTTTTGCAAACAGAAATTATGGAAGTTTCTGATTCTGCGGAAGAAGGAATACTTCTGGCTATTCCTGAAAACTTATCGAATATATTTCTTCGCCAGTTTTGGCGAATTCCCATTAACCTGCCTGCGGAGATAAAACCCCATGCCCACCCGCGAAAGATTAAAGCAATTATTCGCAATATCAGTGCTGGGGGAATGTTAATCGTCATTGAAGAAGCTCTGGATGTAGGAGATAGTGTAGAAGTCTTTTTTTCGCTAAAGCATTCGGTTACGGGGAAAGAAAGGAAGTTTCGTTTATTAGGTTCTGTAACTCATGTGTCGTTTATAGGCAAAGTAAATCAAGTGAGCCTTAAGTTTGTGGGGATGGAGCCCGAAGATGAAGAACAAATCAACGAATTTGTAATTAAAACATTAAGAGAATCCTGCCCGAAATTGAAGGTATGA